The Balearica regulorum gibbericeps isolate bBalReg1 chromosome 22, bBalReg1.pri, whole genome shotgun sequence genome includes a region encoding these proteins:
- the CSF3R gene encoding granulocyte colony-stimulating factor receptor isoform X1: MARRSAGTPFLLRLSLLLLLCPGGTLGCASVAVGSSVVPLGSAVTASCAIRSELCRGLEQRKVRITWMLDNEPMAGSQHKDPGGMEVSNLTLPQFNRTQAKLWCWVEWNGTKQRVGMAEIRAGYPPAKPFNLSCVLNLSDYGLTCQWEQGANSHLPTNIVLKCATSRAQAVTGCTPQGGRSRCTVPRQLLQLYREMEIWVSATNALGTAESEHLCIDPMDVAKLDPPALQSVQSIPFQTDCVTLAWEVARSNAHMELQCELRYRVSEDPAWTLVTGIVGQAGTTQCCGFLFGTRYHFQMRCRRSSARGYWSEWSPGRNYTTHEKAPTGKLDAWWSAQPAGAAGQLEVQLRWKAPRRQEANGRVLGYHVTLSPRRRGKDPPKDPSTICNTTHTQCNFSVTAGTRRVYLSAYNAAGESAATEVMLLERKGQPLARLRAVPRGERSLWVRWEAPPAPAVAYVLEWQRVSSEPGCCSTRWQMERDGAATTALIQDGIEPFQRYNISVYPLYKDFIGAPIHTAAYSKQKAPSYAPKLHLKSIGKSDAELCWEPVPVEMQNGFITSYTIFWANSTAEVSSATVNPSLSSFVIRELKPSTLYKVHIMASTAAGGTNGTSLTLVTMVLDDIEIQFLFLTLALIFVLLILLLICFQKNGRVKQQFWPSVPDPANSSLGKWVPAELQQEPLRVAGVREPGLATISTVTVLERAAGKLPSAWGKELSTETTGTFPALPQPYVRQEAPRTPGRGWAATEPRQGPGGSGEAVQYARVVGDGYKGQQHAPPRLYLRSSSTQPLLDPSPSPKPYENLWFPGAEPHGCPADGGCPEELPATFPLLQGLRISGIEELHDCRTF, encoded by the exons ATGGCCAGGCGCAGTGCCGGGACGCCCTTCCTGCTGCggctctccctgctcctgctcctctgcccgGGTG GGACCCTGGGCTGTGCCTCGGTGGCTGTGGGCTCATCCGTCGTGCCCCTGGGTTCGGCTGTCACGGCATCCTGCGCCATCCGAAGCGAGCTCTGCCGCGGCTTGGAGCAGAGAAAGGTCCGGATCACCTGGATGCTGGACAACGAGCCCATGGCCGGGAGCCAGCACAAGGACCCAGGGGGCATGGAGGTGTCCAACCTCACCCTGCCCCAGTTCAACCGCACGCAGGCCAAGCTGTGGTGCTGGGTGGAGTGGAACGGGACCAAGCAGCGCGTTGGCATGGCCGAGATCAGGGCTGGCT ACCCGCCTGCCAAACCCTTCAACCTCAGCTGCGTCCTGAACCTCAGCGACTATGGGCTGACGTGCCAGTGGGAGCAGGGAGCCAACAGCCACCTCCCCACCAACATCGTGCTGAAGTGTGCCAC gagcagagcccaggcGGTGACAGGCTGCACCCCGCAAGGCGGCCGCAGCCGCTGCACGGTGCCACgccagctgctccagctctaCCGGGAAATGGAGATCTGGGTGTCTGCCACCAACGCGCTGGGCACGGCCGAGTCGGAGCATCTCTGCATCGACCCCATGGATGTCG CCAAGCTGGACCCCCCGGCCCTGCAGAGCGTCCAGTCCATCCCCTTCCAGACCGACTGCGTCACCCTGGCCTGGGAGGTGGCCCGCAGCAACGCGCACATGGAGCTGCAGTGCGAGCTGCGCTACCGGGTGTCCGAGGACCCCGCCTGGACGCTG GTCACCGGCATCGTCGGCCAGGCCGGCACCACACAGTGCTGCGGCTTCCTCTTCGGCACACGGTACCACTTCCAGATGCGGTGCCGGCGGAGCTCGGCACGGGGCTACTGGAGCGAGTGGAGCCCAGGCAGGAACTACACCACCCATGAGAAAG CCCCCACGGGGAAGCTGGACGCGTGGTGGAGTGCTCAGCCAGCCGGGGCGGCCGGGCAGCTGGAGGTGCAGCTGCGCTGGAAG GCCCCACGGCGGCAGGAAGCAAACGGACGAGTGCTGGGCTACCACGTCACCCTGAGCCCCAGGAGGAGGGGCAAAGACCCCCCCAAGGACCCCTCCACCATCTGCAACACCACCCACACCCAGTGCAACTTCTCCGTGACGGCAGGGACCAGGAGGGTCTATCTCTCAGCCTACAATGCCGCCGGCGAGTCTGCAGCAACCGAGGTCATGCTCCTGGAGAGGAAAG ggcagcccctggccaGGCTGCGGGCCGTACCCAGGGGTGAGCGCAGCCTCTGGGTGCGCTGGGAGGCACCGCCGGCCCCAGCAGTTGCTTACGTCCTGGAGTGGCAGCGGGTGTCCTCGGAGCCCGGCTGCTGCAGCACCCGCTGGCAGATGGAGCGTGACGGGGCTGCCACCACGGCCCTCATCCAGG ATGGCATTGAGCCTTTCCAGCGGTACAACATCTCAGTGTACCCGCTCTACAAGGACTTCATCGGGGCACCCATCCACACCGCAGCCTACTCCAAGCAGAAGG CACCATCCTACGCCCCGAAGCTCCATCTGAAGAGCATCGGCAAGTCGgatgctgagctgtgctgggagccGGTGCCCGTTGAGATGCAGAATGGTTTTATCACCAGCTACACCATCTTCTGGGCCAACAGCACCGCGGAAGTGTCCA GCGCCACCGTGAATCCCTCTCTCAGCTCCTTCGTCATCCGGGAGCTGAAGCCATCGACCCTGTACAAAGTGCACATCATGGCATCCACGGCTGCCGGCGGCACCAATGGCACCAGCCTGACCCTGGTGACCATGGTGCTAG ATGACATTGAAATCCAGTTCCTCTTCCTGACCCTGGCGCTGATCTTTGTCCTGCTTATACTTTTGCTCATCTGCTTCCAGAAGAACGGGCG GGTGAAGCAGCAGTTCTGGCCCAGCGTCCCCGACCCCGCCAACAGCAGCCTGGGCAAGTGggtgccagcagagctgcagcag GAGCCTCTGCGGGTCGCCGGTGTGAGGGAGCCCGGCCTGGCGACCATTTCTACCGTCACAGTGCTCGAAAGGGCGGCGGGGAAGCTGCCGTCCGCCTGGGGCAAGGAGCTTTCCACCGAGACCACCGGCACCTTCCcggccctgccccagccctaCGTGCGGCAGGAGGCACCGCGCACGCCGGGCCGCGGCTGGGCCGCAACGGAGCCACGCCAAGGCCCCGGCGGGAGCGGGGAGGCCGTCCAGTACGCGCGGGTGGTGGGCGACGGGTACAAGGGCCAGCAGCACGCCCCGCCTCGCCTCTACCTGCGCTCCAGCTCCACACAGCCCCTGCTCgaccccagccccagccccaagCCCTACGAGAACCTCTGGTTCCCCGGGGCAGAGCCTCACGGCTGCCCAGCGGATGGGGGCTGCCCCGAGGAGCTGCCCGCCACCTTCCCCCTGCTGCAGGGCCTCCGCATCAGCGGGATTGAAGAGCTCCACGACTGCCGGACGTTTTAG
- the CSF3R gene encoding granulocyte colony-stimulating factor receptor isoform X2: MARRSAGTPFLLRLSLLLLLCPGTLGCASVAVGSSVVPLGSAVTASCAIRSELCRGLEQRKVRITWMLDNEPMAGSQHKDPGGMEVSNLTLPQFNRTQAKLWCWVEWNGTKQRVGMAEIRAGYPPAKPFNLSCVLNLSDYGLTCQWEQGANSHLPTNIVLKCATSRAQAVTGCTPQGGRSRCTVPRQLLQLYREMEIWVSATNALGTAESEHLCIDPMDVAKLDPPALQSVQSIPFQTDCVTLAWEVARSNAHMELQCELRYRVSEDPAWTLVTGIVGQAGTTQCCGFLFGTRYHFQMRCRRSSARGYWSEWSPGRNYTTHEKAPTGKLDAWWSAQPAGAAGQLEVQLRWKAPRRQEANGRVLGYHVTLSPRRRGKDPPKDPSTICNTTHTQCNFSVTAGTRRVYLSAYNAAGESAATEVMLLERKGQPLARLRAVPRGERSLWVRWEAPPAPAVAYVLEWQRVSSEPGCCSTRWQMERDGAATTALIQDGIEPFQRYNISVYPLYKDFIGAPIHTAAYSKQKAPSYAPKLHLKSIGKSDAELCWEPVPVEMQNGFITSYTIFWANSTAEVSSATVNPSLSSFVIRELKPSTLYKVHIMASTAAGGTNGTSLTLVTMVLDDIEIQFLFLTLALIFVLLILLLICFQKNGRVKQQFWPSVPDPANSSLGKWVPAELQQEPLRVAGVREPGLATISTVTVLERAAGKLPSAWGKELSTETTGTFPALPQPYVRQEAPRTPGRGWAATEPRQGPGGSGEAVQYARVVGDGYKGQQHAPPRLYLRSSSTQPLLDPSPSPKPYENLWFPGAEPHGCPADGGCPEELPATFPLLQGLRISGIEELHDCRTF, from the exons ATGGCCAGGCGCAGTGCCGGGACGCCCTTCCTGCTGCggctctccctgctcctgctcctctgcccgG GGACCCTGGGCTGTGCCTCGGTGGCTGTGGGCTCATCCGTCGTGCCCCTGGGTTCGGCTGTCACGGCATCCTGCGCCATCCGAAGCGAGCTCTGCCGCGGCTTGGAGCAGAGAAAGGTCCGGATCACCTGGATGCTGGACAACGAGCCCATGGCCGGGAGCCAGCACAAGGACCCAGGGGGCATGGAGGTGTCCAACCTCACCCTGCCCCAGTTCAACCGCACGCAGGCCAAGCTGTGGTGCTGGGTGGAGTGGAACGGGACCAAGCAGCGCGTTGGCATGGCCGAGATCAGGGCTGGCT ACCCGCCTGCCAAACCCTTCAACCTCAGCTGCGTCCTGAACCTCAGCGACTATGGGCTGACGTGCCAGTGGGAGCAGGGAGCCAACAGCCACCTCCCCACCAACATCGTGCTGAAGTGTGCCAC gagcagagcccaggcGGTGACAGGCTGCACCCCGCAAGGCGGCCGCAGCCGCTGCACGGTGCCACgccagctgctccagctctaCCGGGAAATGGAGATCTGGGTGTCTGCCACCAACGCGCTGGGCACGGCCGAGTCGGAGCATCTCTGCATCGACCCCATGGATGTCG CCAAGCTGGACCCCCCGGCCCTGCAGAGCGTCCAGTCCATCCCCTTCCAGACCGACTGCGTCACCCTGGCCTGGGAGGTGGCCCGCAGCAACGCGCACATGGAGCTGCAGTGCGAGCTGCGCTACCGGGTGTCCGAGGACCCCGCCTGGACGCTG GTCACCGGCATCGTCGGCCAGGCCGGCACCACACAGTGCTGCGGCTTCCTCTTCGGCACACGGTACCACTTCCAGATGCGGTGCCGGCGGAGCTCGGCACGGGGCTACTGGAGCGAGTGGAGCCCAGGCAGGAACTACACCACCCATGAGAAAG CCCCCACGGGGAAGCTGGACGCGTGGTGGAGTGCTCAGCCAGCCGGGGCGGCCGGGCAGCTGGAGGTGCAGCTGCGCTGGAAG GCCCCACGGCGGCAGGAAGCAAACGGACGAGTGCTGGGCTACCACGTCACCCTGAGCCCCAGGAGGAGGGGCAAAGACCCCCCCAAGGACCCCTCCACCATCTGCAACACCACCCACACCCAGTGCAACTTCTCCGTGACGGCAGGGACCAGGAGGGTCTATCTCTCAGCCTACAATGCCGCCGGCGAGTCTGCAGCAACCGAGGTCATGCTCCTGGAGAGGAAAG ggcagcccctggccaGGCTGCGGGCCGTACCCAGGGGTGAGCGCAGCCTCTGGGTGCGCTGGGAGGCACCGCCGGCCCCAGCAGTTGCTTACGTCCTGGAGTGGCAGCGGGTGTCCTCGGAGCCCGGCTGCTGCAGCACCCGCTGGCAGATGGAGCGTGACGGGGCTGCCACCACGGCCCTCATCCAGG ATGGCATTGAGCCTTTCCAGCGGTACAACATCTCAGTGTACCCGCTCTACAAGGACTTCATCGGGGCACCCATCCACACCGCAGCCTACTCCAAGCAGAAGG CACCATCCTACGCCCCGAAGCTCCATCTGAAGAGCATCGGCAAGTCGgatgctgagctgtgctgggagccGGTGCCCGTTGAGATGCAGAATGGTTTTATCACCAGCTACACCATCTTCTGGGCCAACAGCACCGCGGAAGTGTCCA GCGCCACCGTGAATCCCTCTCTCAGCTCCTTCGTCATCCGGGAGCTGAAGCCATCGACCCTGTACAAAGTGCACATCATGGCATCCACGGCTGCCGGCGGCACCAATGGCACCAGCCTGACCCTGGTGACCATGGTGCTAG ATGACATTGAAATCCAGTTCCTCTTCCTGACCCTGGCGCTGATCTTTGTCCTGCTTATACTTTTGCTCATCTGCTTCCAGAAGAACGGGCG GGTGAAGCAGCAGTTCTGGCCCAGCGTCCCCGACCCCGCCAACAGCAGCCTGGGCAAGTGggtgccagcagagctgcagcag GAGCCTCTGCGGGTCGCCGGTGTGAGGGAGCCCGGCCTGGCGACCATTTCTACCGTCACAGTGCTCGAAAGGGCGGCGGGGAAGCTGCCGTCCGCCTGGGGCAAGGAGCTTTCCACCGAGACCACCGGCACCTTCCcggccctgccccagccctaCGTGCGGCAGGAGGCACCGCGCACGCCGGGCCGCGGCTGGGCCGCAACGGAGCCACGCCAAGGCCCCGGCGGGAGCGGGGAGGCCGTCCAGTACGCGCGGGTGGTGGGCGACGGGTACAAGGGCCAGCAGCACGCCCCGCCTCGCCTCTACCTGCGCTCCAGCTCCACACAGCCCCTGCTCgaccccagccccagccccaagCCCTACGAGAACCTCTGGTTCCCCGGGGCAGAGCCTCACGGCTGCCCAGCGGATGGGGGCTGCCCCGAGGAGCTGCCCGCCACCTTCCCCCTGCTGCAGGGCCTCCGCATCAGCGGGATTGAAGAGCTCCACGACTGCCGGACGTTTTAG